In Oscillatoria acuminata PCC 6304, a single window of DNA contains:
- the map gene encoding type I methionyl aminopeptidase, whose product MNILSNLLPQPVGQSRAKKQQRRGIELKSKREIDIMRQASKIVATVLKEISETVEPGMTTADLDAYAEKRIREMGATPSFKGYHGFPASICASVNQEVVHGIPNKKKVLCLGDVLKVDTGAYFEGFHGDSCITIPVGGEVSPEAAHLIRAAEESLYKGIEQVKAGNYLLDIAGAIEDCVKANGFSVVEDFTGHGVGRNLHEEPSVFNFRTREMPNVKLRAGMTLAIEPIVNQGSRHTKILSDKWTAVTVDNSLSAQFEHTVLVTDQGYEILTDRTKV is encoded by the coding sequence ATGAACATTCTTTCTAATCTACTGCCTCAGCCTGTCGGTCAATCGCGTGCCAAAAAACAGCAACGCCGGGGGATTGAACTCAAGTCGAAGCGTGAAATCGATATCATGCGTCAGGCATCAAAAATTGTCGCCACGGTCCTCAAAGAAATTTCTGAAACCGTTGAACCGGGAATGACCACAGCTGACTTGGATGCTTATGCGGAAAAACGCATCCGGGAAATGGGGGCCACTCCCAGTTTTAAAGGGTATCATGGCTTTCCTGCTTCGATTTGCGCCAGCGTTAATCAAGAAGTGGTGCATGGAATTCCCAATAAAAAGAAGGTCCTCTGTCTTGGAGATGTCCTCAAGGTGGATACTGGCGCTTATTTTGAGGGATTTCATGGGGATTCTTGCATTACGATTCCTGTGGGTGGGGAAGTTTCCCCAGAGGCGGCCCACTTGATTCGGGCAGCAGAAGAGTCGCTTTATAAGGGCATTGAACAAGTGAAGGCGGGGAATTATCTCCTGGATATTGCCGGTGCGATCGAGGATTGCGTGAAGGCGAATGGGTTTAGTGTGGTGGAAGATTTCACGGGTCATGGTGTGGGTCGAAATCTTCATGAAGAACCCTCGGTGTTTAATTTCCGGACTCGGGAAATGCCCAATGTCAAACTGCGTGCAGGGATGACCTTGGCGATCGAGCCAATTGTTAATCAGGGTTCACGCCACACGAAGATTTTATCGGATAAATGGACGGCGGTGACGGTGGATAATTCCTTGTCTGCTCAGTTCGAGCATACGGTCTTGGTGACTGACCAAGGTTATGAGATTTTAACCGATCGCACCAAGGTATAG
- a CDS encoding amidase: MNKQDLAFTPALEQAQLIRNKELSPLELTQLYLDRIETLDSKLGSYFTVTAELALADAKAKTEQLATTDPDTLPPFFGIPISIKDLTAVADMPCSYGVAALRDKLPSHDRAVVTRIKQGGFVLLGKTATSQLGSLPFTEPAGFPPARNPWNLDYTPGGSSGGASAALSAGLCAIAQASDGGGSLRGPAACCGLVGIKPARGRVSLAPLGDCVNGLLAHGAITRTVADAAAMLDLISGYVPGDPYWLPDPDPSFLAHATAKTVKPLRIAFATKLDPIGEAAPECQQAVLDTVQRLEEMGHAIEQISLDLTDLLQPLKAIWVSGISFSGMPREILQPINQWFLERGQQVTSGQYLQAVAQMQMFCRRIVASLEQYDALVLPVFMSPTIRVGEWANLSPEEILHKSFEWVAPCPLFNATGQPAIVIPAGFSSGLPVGVQLVGRPAGEAPLFTLAAQLEAAHPWIQYRPPIA, from the coding sequence ATGAATAAACAGGATTTAGCATTTACACCGGCTTTGGAACAAGCGCAGCTGATTCGGAACAAAGAACTCTCGCCGTTAGAACTGACCCAGCTTTATTTAGACCGCATCGAAACTTTAGATTCAAAGCTGGGCAGCTATTTTACCGTTACCGCTGAATTAGCCTTAGCTGATGCCAAAGCTAAAACGGAACAACTCGCCACAACGGATCCGGATACCCTGCCCCCCTTCTTTGGCATCCCCATTTCCATCAAGGACCTCACCGCCGTGGCGGATATGCCCTGTAGCTATGGCGTGGCGGCCCTGCGAGATAAATTACCCAGTCACGATCGCGCTGTGGTTACCCGTATCAAACAAGGGGGATTTGTCCTCTTGGGAAAAACCGCTACATCCCAATTAGGTAGTCTTCCGTTTACAGAACCCGCAGGATTTCCACCCGCGCGCAATCCTTGGAATTTAGACTATACCCCAGGGGGGTCCAGTGGAGGAGCCTCCGCCGCCCTCAGTGCGGGATTATGTGCGATCGCCCAGGCATCCGATGGCGGGGGTTCCCTCCGGGGTCCCGCTGCTTGCTGTGGATTAGTCGGCATCAAACCCGCCAGAGGTCGAGTCTCCCTAGCGCCCCTGGGGGATTGCGTCAATGGATTACTAGCTCATGGGGCGATCACTCGAACCGTGGCTGATGCCGCTGCCATGCTCGACCTGATTTCCGGTTATGTTCCCGGAGACCCTTACTGGCTTCCCGACCCTGACCCGTCCTTTCTGGCTCATGCCACAGCCAAAACCGTCAAACCCTTGCGGATAGCTTTTGCCACCAAACTTGACCCGATTGGAGAAGCGGCCCCTGAATGTCAGCAGGCGGTCCTAGACACGGTGCAACGTCTGGAAGAGATGGGACACGCGATCGAACAAATTTCCCTAGACTTAACCGATTTACTCCAACCCCTCAAAGCCATTTGGGTCAGTGGTATCTCCTTTTCCGGGATGCCTAGAGAGATTCTGCAACCGATCAACCAGTGGTTTTTAGAACGCGGACAACAGGTAACGAGCGGTCAATACTTGCAAGCAGTAGCTCAGATGCAGATGTTTTGTCGCAGGATTGTGGCGTCCTTGGAGCAGTATGATGCCCTAGTATTGCCGGTGTTTATGAGTCCGACTATTCGAGTCGGAGAATGGGCGAATCTCAGTCCTGAAGAGATTTTGCACAAGAGTTTTGAATGGGTGGCTCCCTGTCCCTTGTTTAATGCCACAGGTCAACCGGCGATCGTAATTCCCGCCGGATTTTCTTCCGGTTTACCCGTAGGAGTCCAGCTTGTGGGCCGTCCAGCAGGAGAAGCCCCCCTCTTCACCTTAGCCGCTCAACTCGAAGCGGCTCACCCCTGGATTCAGTACCGCCCCCCCATCGCCTAG
- a CDS encoding GNAT family N-acetyltransferase: MPQYSLGIMSETCSEIRIRAATADDVAVIFELISALAAYEKLSDAVTGSPQALHDHLFGDRPYAEALIAEYSGTVVGFALFFYNYSTFLTQPGLYLEDLFVLPDYRGKGIGKSLIEELAKLAVEQGCGRMEWSVLDWNEPAIAFYRRLGAEILPDWRICRLSGEALVNRG; the protein is encoded by the coding sequence ATGCCACAATACTCTCTAGGGATTATGTCCGAAACCTGCTCAGAAATCCGAATTCGTGCTGCCACTGCCGATGATGTGGCGGTAATTTTTGAGTTAATTTCCGCCCTCGCTGCCTATGAGAAGCTATCCGATGCGGTTACCGGCAGTCCCCAGGCACTGCATGACCATTTGTTTGGCGATCGCCCCTACGCCGAAGCATTGATTGCAGAATACTCGGGCACTGTTGTGGGATTTGCCCTGTTTTTCTATAATTATTCTACATTTCTAACCCAGCCCGGGCTATATTTAGAAGACCTGTTTGTACTGCCTGACTATCGTGGCAAAGGGATTGGCAAATCCTTGATTGAAGAACTGGCAAAATTGGCAGTTGAACAGGGTTGTGGACGGATGGAATGGTCGGTATTGGATTGGAATGAACCAGCGATCGCCTTCTATCGTCGCCTAGGGGCGGAAATTCTCCCTGACTGGCGTATCTGTCGTCTCAGTGGAGAGGCCCTGGTCAATAGAGGGTGA
- a CDS encoding cyclic-phosphate processing receiver domain-containing protein: MNEIIAILEDDPGRIQVMEKRLKVSFPDYSAIFFNNAPDIIAWLKGHLNECLLLSLDHDLGPSWERSGQLFDPGIGRDVVDYLITQLPQCPVILHTSNGDAEIGMEMALKSANWHCERVIPYHSLEAMDSWDWIDSDWADTLKQLIQSRGKNSSTCSEDRIKKKPHQPDPQTAPSSRMIIVLDDTPEAQNLISDRLGEVFPGWSCGFFKNSLELMAWVSRNTPQFNRLSRAKSIVILEDNKKRIDLMRHHLEQIFPDEYVLFFDNAPELLSWLKIHLEKCLLISLDYNLGPNWTRQEQVFDPGNGREIVDYLATQPPRCPLIFHTSNKEAEIGMEMELIETQWIFERVTASPDLKWIEKTWLPLVSLLLKPIAHTQLSESDIPSTHARWKLFNHFALTFNGYESWESVEKCVEIGDRCAKDYQKKQILPQSFQELRTALLIARNRWRRCNMEPDDEGMSYIQAIAQRLRDKVRAQHQE; encoded by the coding sequence ATGAATGAAATTATTGCAATTTTAGAAGATGACCCTGGGCGAATCCAGGTAATGGAAAAGCGTCTTAAGGTATCATTTCCTGACTATTCGGCAATTTTTTTTAATAATGCCCCGGATATTATTGCCTGGTTAAAAGGCCACCTAAATGAGTGCCTTTTGCTCAGTCTCGACCATGATTTGGGTCCAAGTTGGGAACGCAGCGGCCAACTGTTTGATCCAGGAATTGGTCGCGATGTTGTGGATTATTTGATCACACAATTGCCGCAATGTCCAGTAATTCTCCATACCTCGAATGGTGATGCCGAAATTGGTATGGAAATGGCGCTCAAGAGTGCCAATTGGCACTGTGAAAGAGTCATCCCCTATCACTCCCTAGAGGCAATGGATTCTTGGGATTGGATTGATTCAGATTGGGCCGATACCCTGAAACAGTTAATTCAATCTAGGGGTAAAAATAGCTCAACTTGTAGTGAGGACCGCATCAAAAAGAAGCCTCATCAACCCGACCCTCAGACCGCACCGTCATCGCGGATGATTATTGTTTTAGATGATACCCCAGAAGCCCAAAATTTAATCAGCGATCGCCTCGGTGAAGTCTTTCCCGGTTGGTCCTGCGGGTTTTTCAAGAATTCTTTAGAATTAATGGCCTGGGTGTCGCGTAATACCCCCCAATTTAACCGTCTGAGTCGAGCCAAAAGTATTGTAATATTAGAGGATAATAAAAAGCGGATTGACCTCATGCGCCATCACCTGGAACAGATTTTTCCAGACGAATATGTGCTATTTTTTGATAACGCCCCTGAGCTTTTATCTTGGTTAAAAATTCATTTGGAAAAATGCTTATTAATCAGTTTAGATTATAATTTAGGTCCAAACTGGACCCGGCAAGAACAAGTTTTTGACCCAGGGAATGGCCGGGAAATAGTGGATTATTTGGCGACCCAACCACCCCGATGTCCGCTCATTTTTCATACCTCCAATAAAGAAGCGGAAATTGGCATGGAAATGGAATTAATAGAGACTCAGTGGATTTTTGAGCGAGTGACGGCTTCCCCGGATTTAAAATGGATCGAAAAAACATGGCTGCCTCTGGTTAGTTTACTGCTAAAACCCATTGCTCATACTCAACTGAGTGAATCGGATATTCCATCCACTCATGCCCGATGGAAGTTATTTAATCATTTTGCTTTGACCTTCAATGGCTATGAATCCTGGGAGTCAGTAGAAAAATGTGTAGAAATCGGCGATCGCTGTGCAAAAGATTACCAAAAAAAGCAGATTCTGCCGCAGTCCTTCCAGGAACTTCGCACCGCCTTATTGATAGCTAGAAACCGCTGGCGACGGTGTAATATGGAACCGGATGATGAAGGCATGAGTTACATTCAGGCGATCGCTCAACGTCTTCGGGATAAAGTTCGCGCCCAGCATCAGGAGTGA
- a CDS encoding VOC family protein, which yields MHHVSIRTANIHRAIAFYSLLGFTVCERFTAGITLACWMEGLNGRIELIQIPEPRPAADAFGDEHYTGYYHLSFDLTDSTPDLPSWLEQLQQRVLEATETNPDLSPLKVLLEPTQQQIGDRLYEVTFIADTDGLPLEFIRVLKS from the coding sequence ATGCATCACGTTTCGATCCGGACTGCGAATATTCATCGGGCGATCGCCTTTTATTCCCTCCTCGGATTTACAGTTTGCGAACGATTTACCGCAGGTATCACTCTTGCCTGTTGGATGGAAGGCTTAAATGGACGCATTGAACTGATTCAAATTCCCGAACCTCGCCCCGCTGCCGATGCCTTTGGGGATGAACATTACACCGGCTATTATCATCTATCCTTTGATTTGACCGACTCCACCCCGGATCTACCCAGTTGGTTAGAACAGTTACAACAGCGGGTTTTGGAAGCAACGGAAACCAACCCAGACTTGTCCCCCTTGAAGGTATTGTTGGAACCCACTCAACAACAAATCGGCGATCGCCTCTACGAAGTCACCTTCATTGCCGATACTGATGGACTTCCCTTGGAGTTTATTCGCGTTTTAAAATCCTAA
- a CDS encoding IS607 family transposase, whose product MARYVKPKEAAQILGVHERTLRRWDENGSIETIRTPAGQRRYNVESYTAFSGSDKRKVVIYARVSSRAQQSDLNRQVAALSNLYPEAEVVSEIGGGLNFKRKKMLALLGQVLSGDVRMVVVAHKDRLARFGFDLFRWLCEQNRCELLVLNETSLSPEREMVEDILAILHCFSSRLYGLRKYKTQVKEDPDLPQPRAK is encoded by the coding sequence ATTGCCAGATATGTCAAGCCCAAGGAAGCGGCCCAAATCCTTGGAGTCCATGAAAGAACACTCCGCAGATGGGACGAAAATGGCTCAATCGAGACCATCAGAACCCCCGCTGGGCAACGACGATACAACGTTGAGTCATATACTGCCTTCTCAGGCAGTGACAAACGCAAAGTCGTTATCTATGCCAGAGTTAGTAGCCGCGCCCAGCAGTCCGACCTCAACCGACAGGTTGCCGCACTGTCCAACCTCTACCCCGAAGCAGAAGTCGTCTCAGAAATCGGAGGCGGGCTCAACTTCAAGCGAAAGAAAATGCTGGCCTTACTGGGACAAGTCTTGTCAGGAGATGTCCGCATGGTTGTTGTTGCCCACAAAGACCGATTGGCCAGATTTGGATTTGACTTGTTTCGATGGCTCTGTGAGCAAAACAGGTGCGAACTCTTGGTTCTCAATGAGACAAGTCTCAGTCCAGAACGAGAAATGGTTGAGGACATTCTCGCCATCCTCCACTGCTTTAGCTCCCGATTATACGGACTGCGTAAATACAAAACTCAGGTCAAAGAAGATCCAGATTTACCCCAGCCCCGAGCTAAATAA
- a CDS encoding plastocyanin/azurin family copper-binding protein produces MTVLPIMRSPLKLFPRLLLPTLFSLLLSLALGLGWLGSPVLAGTIPPATVAAQSVTEIKVSLGNLANELKFIPSRLDFVAGKQYKLVLDNPSPQKHYFTAKDFADASWTSKVEAGKVEIKGAIHELELKPTAEAEWILTPMKPGTYQLRCTIPGHTEAGMTGTITISAGAQSV; encoded by the coding sequence ATGACAGTCCTCCCCATCATGCGATCGCCTTTAAAGCTGTTCCCGCGTCTGTTATTGCCAACGCTGTTCTCCCTGCTGTTGAGTCTGGCCCTCGGATTGGGTTGGTTGGGGTCCCCCGTTCTGGCGGGTACCATTCCTCCCGCTACTGTGGCGGCTCAATCTGTAACTGAAATTAAAGTCAGTTTAGGCAATCTGGCTAATGAACTGAAGTTTATTCCCAGTCGCCTCGACTTTGTGGCCGGAAAGCAATATAAATTAGTCCTAGACAACCCCAGTCCCCAAAAGCATTATTTCACTGCTAAAGATTTTGCCGATGCCAGTTGGACAAGCAAGGTTGAAGCGGGAAAAGTCGAAATTAAAGGGGCGATTCACGAACTGGAACTGAAACCCACCGCTGAGGCGGAATGGATTTTAACTCCGATGAAACCTGGGACTTATCAGTTGCGCTGCACGATTCCAGGTCATACGGAAGCAGGTATGACGGGTACGATTACTATCTCTGCTGGAGCACAATCCGTATAA
- a CDS encoding TIGR02652 family protein, whose product MINLASQYPIFGPEIQCPHCRQTIPALTLTDTYLCQRHGAFEANPNTGELIHLQSGRHWRQWNNEWYRQHTHPDGIRFEIHEALDRLYTQGYRATQVIIAQRYQNLIGSYLERSSPWRGQPDSAKLRLYGLPVEFSPEAAVEPCWEVINFELEKEPGVPIRYPYFRLFE is encoded by the coding sequence ATGATCAATTTAGCTTCGCAGTATCCTATCTTCGGCCCAGAGATTCAGTGTCCCCACTGTCGTCAGACAATTCCCGCACTGACTCTGACGGATACTTATTTGTGTCAGCGGCATGGTGCATTTGAGGCTAACCCGAACACCGGGGAACTGATTCACCTCCAGTCGGGACGGCATTGGCGTCAGTGGAATAATGAGTGGTATCGGCAACATACCCATCCCGATGGGATTCGCTTTGAAATCCATGAAGCCCTCGATCGCCTCTACACTCAGGGTTATCGTGCAACTCAAGTCATTATTGCCCAACGCTATCAGAACCTGATCGGCTCTTACCTTGAACGCAGTTCTCCTTGGCGGGGTCAGCCGGATTCAGCGAAACTGCGACTCTATGGGTTACCTGTGGAATTCAGCCCCGAGGCGGCGGTGGAACCCTGTTGGGAAGTGATTAATTTTGAGTTGGAAAAGGAACCAGGGGTTCCCATTCGCTATCCTTATTTCCGATTGTTTGAATAA
- a CDS encoding GUN4 domain-containing protein, with translation MPDSLIIGTVNYTQLREFLSAGEWERGDRETGRILLEIAQTLRGAQNLSKTETQWLTRLDYLTEDDSLNIPCADLCLMNRLWMDSSEGHFGFTIQSQIWQQQQQDYAEFAQTVGWAVSGGIEWRNYADLIFDLSAPAGHLPAKPFYTEEGLGVGWAGNLASRLEDCQGPDC, from the coding sequence ATGCCAGATTCTCTAATTATTGGGACGGTGAATTATACGCAACTGCGGGAATTTTTAAGCGCGGGGGAATGGGAACGTGGCGATCGCGAAACCGGGCGCATTCTGTTAGAAATTGCCCAAACCTTGCGCGGGGCCCAGAACCTTTCCAAAACAGAGACTCAATGGCTAACCCGTCTGGATTATCTCACAGAAGACGATAGTTTAAACATTCCCTGTGCCGACTTGTGCCTGATGAATCGCCTCTGGATGGACTCTAGCGAGGGTCACTTTGGATTCACAATTCAGTCCCAAATTTGGCAGCAACAGCAGCAGGATTATGCTGAATTTGCCCAAACTGTGGGATGGGCAGTCTCAGGGGGGATAGAATGGCGCAATTATGCTGACCTCATCTTTGATTTAAGCGCACCGGCAGGACATTTACCAGCAAAACCATTCTACACCGAGGAGGGCTTAGGGGTCGGATGGGCAGGAAATTTGGCATCTCGCCTGGAAGACTGTCAAGGGCCCGATTGTTGA
- a CDS encoding gamma carbonic anhydrase family protein has product MTNLNQPLRGSSNYWPVPDLSAAAFVAPNATVMGWVEVGPGASIWYGAVVRGDVEKIIIGASSNIQDGAVLHGDPGKLTILEEFVTVGHRAVVHGAYIERGCLVGIGAVVMDGVRVGTGSTIGAGAVVTKDVPPYTLVVGIPAKPLRTVSEGEATELIEHARRYEQLALVHAGKGTDLGFRVADS; this is encoded by the coding sequence GTGACAAATCTCAATCAACCTCTCAGGGGTTCCTCTAATTATTGGCCAGTGCCGGATCTGTCTGCTGCCGCTTTTGTTGCTCCGAATGCGACGGTGATGGGCTGGGTGGAGGTGGGTCCTGGGGCGAGTATCTGGTACGGTGCGGTGGTGCGCGGTGATGTGGAAAAAATTATCATTGGCGCGAGTAGCAATATTCAAGATGGGGCGGTTTTACATGGGGACCCCGGAAAGCTGACAATTTTAGAAGAGTTTGTGACCGTGGGCCATCGGGCGGTGGTGCATGGGGCCTATATTGAACGGGGCTGTTTGGTGGGGATTGGTGCAGTGGTGATGGATGGGGTGCGAGTGGGAACCGGGAGTACGATCGGGGCTGGGGCCGTCGTCACGAAGGATGTTCCGCCTTATACTCTGGTGGTTGGTATTCCGGCTAAACCCCTGCGTACTGTGTCGGAAGGGGAAGCAACTGAATTGATTGAACACGCAAGGCGCTATGAGCAGTTGGCGTTGGTTCATGCGGGCAAGGGGACGGATCTCGGTTTTAGGGTGGCGGATTCCTAG
- a CDS encoding PAS domain-containing sensor histidine kinase: MASPSKVKAYLAHWLQLGKTVLMRNGGLDRKPRETIIGESYSPEFEQLWFEVQAPESGPCYLAGTEETIAELMSSEWEIVDCSRCSMPRPLRTRGMPPMSCPCNDLPNWPNQDIPAPRSPVSNRNELQTIRDRLNHMALRADLYASTIGTQPADYPPPDQALAWLRHQNELILNSAGEGICGLDEQMKLTFLNPAAERMLGYGPAEAIGHSVQLLLRMTHRPNPSHPSGEFPIGETLKQGSIKFIADGVFWRKDGTCFPVEYISAPLRQKGEIVGVVLTFKDITERIEIERMKDEFISIVSHELRTPLTSIRGSLGLLASGILANKPDKSQRMLSIALENSDRLLRLLNDILDMERMTSGKVAIVQQPCHAGELMQRGADSIQALAEEASVSIVVEPAKVVLWADADRLIQVFTNLLSNAIKFSTPGSTVWLTASVQSTHIQFQVKDCGRGIPPERLEKIFERFQQVDSSDSRAHGGTGLGLAICEKIVQQHGGRIWAESTLGQGSTFSFTIQLSDPTLETSV, encoded by the coding sequence ATGGCATCCCCATCTAAAGTAAAAGCATATCTTGCTCATTGGCTGCAATTAGGTAAAACTGTCTTGATGAGAAACGGAGGGCTAGACCGCAAGCCGAGAGAAACCATTATCGGCGAATCCTACAGTCCAGAGTTTGAACAATTATGGTTCGAGGTGCAAGCCCCCGAGTCAGGGCCTTGTTATTTAGCCGGAACCGAGGAAACTATCGCTGAACTGATGAGTTCCGAATGGGAAATTGTGGATTGCTCTCGATGTTCCATGCCTCGCCCTCTAAGAACGAGAGGAATGCCCCCCATGTCCTGTCCTTGTAACGACCTCCCCAACTGGCCGAATCAGGACATCCCTGCACCGCGATCGCCCGTGAGCAATCGCAACGAACTCCAAACCATTCGCGATCGCCTCAATCACATGGCACTGCGAGCGGATTTATATGCCTCCACCATTGGCACCCAACCGGCGGATTATCCCCCCCCGGATCAAGCCCTAGCCTGGTTGCGCCATCAAAACGAGTTAATCTTAAACTCTGCCGGAGAAGGAATTTGTGGATTGGATGAGCAGATGAAACTCACATTTCTGAATCCGGCTGCCGAGAGAATGTTGGGTTATGGCCCCGCCGAGGCGATCGGTCATTCGGTCCAACTCCTGCTCAGAATGACCCATCGTCCTAACCCCTCCCATCCTTCAGGGGAATTTCCCATTGGTGAAACCCTCAAACAAGGCAGCATCAAATTTATTGCCGATGGCGTCTTTTGGCGGAAAGATGGCACCTGTTTTCCCGTGGAATATATCAGCGCCCCCCTGCGGCAAAAAGGTGAAATTGTTGGGGTTGTCTTAACCTTCAAAGATATCACTGAGCGGATTGAAATCGAACGGATGAAAGATGAGTTTATCTCCATCGTCAGCCATGAACTTCGCACCCCACTCACCTCCATTCGCGGTTCCCTGGGACTCTTAGCCAGTGGAATCCTGGCGAATAAACCAGACAAATCCCAACGAATGCTCTCCATTGCCTTAGAAAATTCAGACCGCCTCTTGCGGTTGCTCAATGATATTTTGGATATGGAACGCATGACCTCGGGAAAAGTGGCGATCGTCCAACAGCCTTGTCATGCCGGAGAACTCATGCAACGAGGGGCAGATTCCATCCAAGCCCTAGCTGAAGAGGCATCCGTTTCAATTGTGGTTGAGCCAGCAAAAGTCGTCCTATGGGCGGATGCCGATCGCCTGATCCAGGTCTTTACCAATCTCCTCAGCAATGCCATCAAATTTTCCACTCCAGGCTCCACCGTCTGGCTGACAGCATCGGTGCAATCCACCCATATCCAGTTCCAGGTCAAAGATTGCGGACGCGGCATTCCCCCCGAACGGTTAGAAAAGATTTTTGAGCGATTTCAACAGGTTGATAGTTCCGACTCCCGTGCACATGGCGGGACCGGCTTAGGTCTGGCGATTTGTGAAAAAATTGTCCAACAGCATGGAGGGCGGATCTGGGCCGAAAGTACCCTAGGTCAAGGGAGTACATTTTCATTTACCATCCAGTTGTCTGACCCGACTTTGGAGACTTCAGTCTAA
- a CDS encoding photosystem II protein Y translates to MDFDWRILIVLLPIIGAGSWALYNVGKVAIAQIQNFLNKQA, encoded by the coding sequence ATGGATTTTGACTGGCGCATACTCATTGTTCTGTTACCCATCATTGGCGCTGGAAGTTGGGCGCTGTACAATGTGGGTAAGGTGGCGATCGCACAGATCCAAAACTTTTTGAACAAACAAGCCTAA
- a CDS encoding UbiA family prenyltransferase, with protein sequence MQAKLLGNWNWGIRWAQIVRRELLVNWLFIKSEIWVGVVPGLIFLCVAWNSQESPTGELLPVLAWGTLYFFLCTYTFCVANQMMGVVGDRINQRDRPLCRGLISYQGAKRRWIASLVGFSVVGWQLGVFEWTLLWQLCIIALTLGRLGVEWPTKHFFLGLGAIAQMAAAWQIVEPINLVKWTWILLVAILCSAVVGIQDLSDREGDVATGVNTFPVTFGNVGSRVILCIGFLLLPLAIHVGLLMPAGFNNHLLPWAIAQALVSWGVAVRVILYQSPTADRDTYLLALAWYYIILGSASAVL encoded by the coding sequence GTGCAAGCTAAACTGCTAGGAAACTGGAACTGGGGCATCCGATGGGCGCAGATAGTGAGGCGCGAACTCTTGGTGAATTGGTTATTCATCAAAAGTGAGATATGGGTCGGAGTTGTCCCGGGATTGATTTTTCTATGTGTTGCCTGGAATTCGCAAGAATCGCCAACCGGAGAATTACTGCCGGTATTAGCCTGGGGAACGCTGTATTTCTTTCTCTGCACTTATACATTTTGTGTGGCCAACCAAATGATGGGGGTGGTGGGCGATCGCATTAACCAACGCGATCGCCCCCTATGCCGAGGACTGATTTCCTACCAGGGAGCCAAGCGGCGCTGGATTGCCAGCCTGGTGGGCTTTTCGGTGGTGGGATGGCAGTTAGGGGTGTTTGAATGGACCCTGCTCTGGCAACTCTGCATCATTGCTCTCACTTTAGGGCGATTGGGGGTAGAATGGCCCACGAAACACTTCTTTTTAGGACTCGGAGCGATCGCTCAAATGGCAGCCGCATGGCAGATCGTTGAACCCATTAACCTGGTGAAATGGACTTGGATCTTATTGGTGGCGATTCTGTGTAGCGCTGTGGTTGGCATTCAAGACCTAAGTGATCGCGAGGGAGATGTAGCAACGGGGGTGAACACATTTCCGGTCACCTTTGGCAATGTGGGCAGCCGAGTTATCCTTTGTATCGGCTTTTTGCTGTTGCCTTTAGCGATTCATGTGGGACTGTTGATGCCGGCGGGTTTTAACAACCATTTACTGCCCTGGGCGATCGCTCAGGCCCTGGTGAGTTGGGGCGTGGCTGTGCGGGTGATTCTCTATCAATCGCCCACTGCCGACCGCGACACCTACTTACTGGCTTTAGCTTGGTATTACATCATTTTAGGCAGTGCCAGCGCTGTATTGTAG